Proteins encoded within one genomic window of Aerococcus viridans:
- a CDS encoding helix-turn-helix domain-containing protein — MHKGIQINLKYNYSLGTIYREILQDTLAFQILQEIFFDKALNIQDLAYKFHASISSVYRTIVELNQYFKAFNVII, encoded by the coding sequence ATGCATAAAGGTATTCAAATCAATTTGAAGTATAATTACTCTTTAGGCACGATTTATAGAGAAATACTACAAGACACTTTAGCTTTTCAAATTTTGCAAGAAATCTTTTTTGATAAAGCATTAAATATTCAAGATTTAGCATATAAATTTCATGCAAGTATATCCTCTGTATATCGAACCATCGTTGAATTAAATCAATATTTTAAGGCTTTCAATGTGATCATCTAA
- a CDS encoding M protein trans-acting positive regulator PRD domain-containing protein — MAGDYFSNFDFAHFWTIKLIICVNLIRYLNGHMVKKCKEHNHFVTLLSQVLYLVPTSNIFKSIGIQNITPKLMYQLLYPYYKKNFAFSWGDLVKVRSHEEYIDQALTHLEEFLQSLATTIYIGIDIQKLLVMSYGTIYLEDDDPNAHYILNNTNNSFALMLKSNYPSLYKKFYQAIKHFRELLKVSADDNKIHFIIYTLMTHWNNLFIDIHTKHQQLSVLILSEAHFSHAKAIQEVLAAKINFNVIFETYNQRELSIDTLQNIKHDIIVSTFTFPDEVDKPTIIIDQYPNNLDISRVLRLVEQMIDKKVLEFQEKLNI, encoded by the coding sequence TTGGCAGGGGATTATTTTAGTAACTTTGATTTTGCCCATTTCTGGACAATTAAATTAATTATATGTGTAAATCTTATTCGCTATCTAAATGGACATATGGTTAAAAAATGTAAAGAACATAATCATTTTGTCACTTTACTAAGTCAAGTTTTATATTTAGTACCTACTTCCAATATATTTAAATCTATTGGTATTCAAAATATTACACCTAAGTTAATGTATCAATTACTATACCCTTACTACAAAAAGAACTTTGCTTTTAGTTGGGGAGATTTAGTTAAAGTTAGAAGCCACGAAGAATATATCGATCAAGCATTGACTCATTTAGAAGAGTTTTTACAATCATTGGCAACTACTATTTATATTGGTATAGATATTCAAAAGCTTTTAGTAATGAGCTATGGGACAATCTATTTAGAAGATGATGATCCCAATGCTCATTATATTTTAAATAATACCAACAATTCATTTGCTTTGATGTTAAAGAGTAATTATCCTAGTTTATATAAAAAGTTTTATCAGGCCATCAAGCATTTTAGAGAATTATTAAAAGTTTCCGCTGATGATAATAAAATTCATTTTATTATTTATACCTTGATGACTCATTGGAATAATTTATTTATTGATATTCATACAAAACATCAACAGTTATCAGTCTTGATTTTAAGTGAGGCCCATTTTTCACATGCCAAAGCGATTCAGGAGGTATTAGCTGCAAAGATAAACTTTAATGTTATATTTGAAACTTATAATCAACGGGAATTATCAATTGATACATTACAAAATATAAAACACGATATAATTGTATCAACTTTTACGTTTCCTGATGAGGTTGACAAACCAACTATTATAATTGATCAATATCCAAATAATCTTGATATTTCGAGAGTACTTCGCCTAGTTGAACAAATGATAGACAAAAAAGTTTTAGAATTCCAAGAAAAATTAAACATTTAA
- a CDS encoding DAK2 domain-containing protein translates to MKRTVLDVEAFISMLEVGGNRLSENAEYVNSLNVFPVPDGDTGTNMNLTYTSGIERVIKQHSDTVGEVGEDLAKGLLMGARGNSGVILSQLFRGFAKVIEGKTTIEAQDLANAFQRGIDTAVKAVMKPVEGTILTVARDSAAAGMQKAEQTDDIIEVMTAVLEEAQTSLENTPNLLPVLKEVGVVDSGGQGLVYIYHGFLESLTGESIPVKSADPNKANVTELAHQENFFNTSHSVASEDIQFGYCTEIMVKIGEGETVTDEFDYDTFRNHLDGIGDSLLVVSDDEIVKVHVHTETPGEVMNYGQKFGSLVKIKVDNMRLQHDDILDGKGSTQTESAPAVERTNLAIIAVAAGEGIENLFKDLGVKSIISGGQTMNPSTNDILDAINKANADNVIILPNNKNIIMAANQAVEVSEIPAAVVETKYISQGLTAMLGYNPDGTLEDNKAAMVAEMANVNSGQVTVAVRDTTVDGLEIHKDHFMGIIDGKIVSEDADLVKETINMINQMIDEDKELVTLIFGEETDQATAELIAEAVEEANEDIEVEIVDGGQPVYHFLASVE, encoded by the coding sequence GTGAAAAGAACAGTATTAGACGTTGAAGCGTTCATATCTATGCTTGAAGTTGGGGGTAACCGACTTTCAGAGAATGCTGAATACGTGAATTCATTAAATGTTTTCCCGGTGCCAGACGGTGATACCGGAACAAATATGAATTTAACATACACATCAGGTATCGAACGAGTAATTAAACAACATTCCGATACCGTTGGTGAGGTTGGAGAAGATTTAGCTAAGGGATTATTGATGGGGGCACGCGGTAACTCAGGCGTTATCTTATCCCAATTATTCCGTGGTTTCGCTAAAGTAATCGAAGGTAAAACAACCATTGAAGCCCAAGATTTAGCAAATGCTTTCCAACGCGGTATTGATACAGCTGTAAAAGCTGTTATGAAACCCGTAGAAGGTACTATTTTAACAGTAGCACGTGATTCAGCAGCAGCAGGTATGCAAAAAGCTGAACAAACAGATGACATCATTGAAGTGATGACAGCTGTACTAGAAGAAGCACAAACATCACTAGAAAACACACCTAACTTACTACCCGTGTTAAAAGAAGTAGGTGTTGTCGATTCAGGTGGTCAAGGATTAGTATATATCTATCATGGCTTCTTAGAATCATTAACAGGTGAATCTATTCCAGTTAAATCAGCTGATCCAAACAAAGCGAATGTCACAGAACTAGCTCACCAAGAAAACTTCTTTAATACATCTCATTCAGTAGCATCAGAAGATATTCAATTTGGTTACTGTACTGAAATCATGGTCAAAATTGGTGAAGGTGAAACCGTTACTGATGAATTTGATTATGATACATTCCGTAACCATTTAGATGGTATTGGTGACTCATTATTGGTTGTATCCGATGATGAGATTGTAAAAGTTCATGTACATACAGAAACACCTGGTGAAGTCATGAACTATGGCCAAAAATTTGGTTCATTAGTGAAAATTAAAGTAGATAACATGCGTCTACAACATGACGATATCTTAGATGGCAAAGGATCAACCCAAACAGAATCAGCGCCAGCAGTTGAGCGTACGAATTTAGCGATTATCGCTGTTGCAGCCGGTGAAGGAATTGAAAACCTATTTAAAGATTTGGGCGTTAAATCAATCATCTCTGGTGGTCAAACGATGAACCCATCAACAAATGACATCTTAGATGCTATCAATAAAGCGAATGCAGATAATGTGATCATCTTACCAAATAATAAGAATATCATTATGGCTGCTAACCAAGCTGTTGAAGTTTCAGAAATTCCAGCTGCCGTCGTTGAAACTAAATATATCTCTCAAGGTTTAACAGCTATGTTAGGTTACAATCCTGATGGGACATTAGAAGACAATAAAGCAGCAATGGTTGCTGAAATGGCCAACGTAAATAGTGGTCAAGTCACAGTAGCTGTTCGTGATACAACAGTTGACGGCTTAGAAATCCATAAAGATCACTTTATGGGCATCATAGACGGCAAAATCGTTTCTGAAGATGCTGACTTAGTCAAAGAAACCATCAACATGATTAATCAAATGATTGATGAAGACAAAGAATTAGTGACGTTAATCTTTGGTGAAGAAACTGACCAAGCAACAGCTGAATTGATTGCTGAAGCTGTCGAAGAAGCCAACGAAGATATTGAAGTTGAAATTGTAGACGGTGGTCAACCAGTTTACCACTTCTTAGCATCGGTAGAATAA
- a CDS encoding Asp23/Gls24 family envelope stress response protein — protein sequence MALKMQTDFGEIDITNESIATVVGMATTQNYGVVGMASKHQIRDGIQEILKQENYTKGVLVSVDNNDLVVVDVYIIVNYGTKISEICRNVQSSVKYELGRQLGIAANVVNVYVQGVRVIED from the coding sequence ATGGCATTAAAAATGCAAACAGACTTCGGTGAAATTGATATTACAAATGAATCTATCGCAACAGTCGTAGGTATGGCAACAACACAAAACTACGGTGTCGTTGGTATGGCAAGCAAGCATCAAATCCGTGATGGTATCCAAGAAATTCTTAAACAAGAAAACTATACCAAAGGGGTACTTGTTTCAGTAGATAACAACGATTTAGTAGTAGTGGATGTATACATTATCGTCAACTACGGTACGAAAATTTCTGAAATTTGTCGCAATGTACAAAGTTCTGTGAAATACGAATTAGGTCGTCAATTAGGTATTGCTGCAAACGTAGTGAATGTGTACGTACAAGGCGTCCGTGTGATTGAAGACTAG
- the rpmB gene encoding 50S ribosomal protein L28, translated as MAKECYYTGRKTTSGNNRSHALNATKRTFKANLQKVRIIDENGNKKRVWVSARAIKAGLVTRA; from the coding sequence ATGGCTAAAGAATGTTATTACACAGGACGTAAAACGACTTCAGGTAACAACCGCTCACACGCATTGAATGCTACAAAACGTACATTTAAAGCAAACTTACAAAAAGTTCGTATCATCGACGAAAATGGTAACAAAAAGCGTGTATGGGTTTCTGCACGCGCAATCAAAGCTGGTTTAGTTACCCGCGCTTAA
- a CDS encoding thiamine diphosphokinase produces MQVYLIGSGPFDPEFFKGYVERQKVAHNDSETAFVGVDLGAKQLLDMNFPIDLAVGDFDSIEDKVYQQVAKKAASIEKLEPMKDETDTEHALGSVADLYPNARYHLFGMLGGRVDHLLSNLWLIYQERFASMIDRVHLVEENNAVSFLRPGQHQVDRLKEMKYLSFVAMTPITDLTLKNVVYPLDNYQMSTPLALISNEFLPGQNTMKIAFSNGLILAIQARD; encoded by the coding sequence ATGCAAGTTTATCTCATCGGATCAGGCCCCTTTGACCCCGAATTCTTTAAAGGCTATGTCGAGCGGCAGAAAGTCGCCCACAACGATTCAGAAACAGCCTTTGTAGGTGTCGATTTAGGCGCCAAACAACTCTTAGACATGAATTTTCCAATTGATTTGGCTGTAGGAGACTTTGATTCAATCGAGGATAAGGTCTATCAACAAGTAGCCAAAAAGGCAGCATCAATCGAAAAGCTAGAACCCATGAAAGATGAAACCGACACAGAACACGCCTTGGGATCAGTCGCTGACTTATACCCGAACGCAAGATACCATCTATTTGGTATGCTAGGGGGTAGGGTAGACCATTTATTATCTAACTTATGGCTCATCTATCAAGAACGGTTTGCGTCGATGATTGATCGTGTTCACTTAGTTGAAGAAAACAATGCTGTTTCATTCTTAAGACCAGGGCAACATCAAGTTGACCGCCTAAAAGAGATGAAATACCTGTCATTTGTGGCTATGACCCCAATCACAGATTTAACCCTTAAAAATGTGGTCTACCCATTAGATAACTATCAAATGTCAACGCCACTAGCTTTAATTTCAAATGAGTTTCTACCAGGTCAAAATACCATGAAAATTGCCTTTAGTAATGGTCTTATCCTCGCTATTCAAGCCCGAGATTAA
- the rpe gene encoding ribulose-phosphate 3-epimerase, which translates to MYIAPSILSANFGKFIDEVNRIEKAGADWVHIDVMDGHFVPNLTFGAGVVEALRPNTKMTLDCHLMVANPEAHVETFANAGADYFTVHYEATSHLHGLIQTIHKHGMKAGVAINPATPVSAIAPILKDVDMILVMTVNPGFGGQSFIESTVNKIAELSAFRAENDATFLIEVDGGINAETARICAENGADAFVAGSYIFNKDDVKQPIDALKMAIK; encoded by the coding sequence ATGTATATTGCACCATCTATTTTATCTGCAAATTTTGGTAAATTTATTGACGAAGTAAATCGAATCGAAAAAGCTGGCGCTGACTGGGTTCACATTGATGTCATGGACGGCCATTTTGTGCCAAATCTAACTTTTGGCGCTGGCGTTGTTGAAGCCTTGCGTCCAAACACCAAGATGACCTTAGACTGCCATTTAATGGTAGCTAACCCAGAAGCCCACGTGGAAACCTTCGCCAATGCCGGGGCAGACTACTTTACGGTGCATTACGAGGCGACTAGCCACTTACACGGCTTAATCCAAACCATTCACAAACACGGTATGAAAGCTGGTGTGGCCATTAATCCAGCGACGCCCGTATCAGCCATTGCACCGATCCTAAAAGACGTCGACATGATTTTAGTCATGACCGTAAACCCTGGATTCGGCGGCCAATCATTTATTGAATCAACTGTTAATAAGATAGCTGAATTAAGTGCCTTTAGGGCGGAAAATGACGCAACATTCTTAATCGAAGTAGACGGTGGCATCAACGCTGAGACTGCTAGAATCTGTGCAGAAAACGGCGCAGACGCCTTTGTAGCAGGTTCATACATATTCAATAAAGACGACGTGAAACAACCAATTGATGCATTAAAAATGGCCATTAAGTAA
- the rsgA gene encoding ribosome small subunit-dependent GTPase A — protein sequence MKRKDDYIQPNAPTYTGQIIKALSGFYYVEEKESRVIYTTRARGQFRNTQTTPLVGDFVEFQANNTKEGYVMKILPRYSQMIRPAVANVDVALLVASVTEPQIQPKLLDRFLVYLESENIEPILYFSKMDLTDQASQADKDRIDQFIKVYKEVGYQVILSTDLDGNFDQLKDIVANRTMVVVGQSGVGKSTLLNRLLPDLAIKTGEISTSLGRGRHTTRHTELHDIFGGKVADTPGFSSIDIDQLDKVLLSNYFPEMRAIQDQCKFRGCTHIQEPKCAVKAALEAGEIAQSRYDSYLQIFQEIDDAKPKY from the coding sequence ATGAAGAGAAAAGATGATTATATTCAACCAAATGCACCAACTTACACCGGCCAAATTATTAAAGCCCTATCTGGTTTTTATTATGTAGAAGAAAAAGAAAGCCGAGTGATTTATACTACACGGGCACGTGGCCAATTTAGAAATACGCAAACAACACCATTGGTGGGCGATTTTGTGGAATTTCAAGCCAACAATACCAAAGAAGGCTATGTAATGAAAATCTTACCACGCTATAGCCAAATGATTCGACCGGCAGTAGCTAATGTGGACGTGGCCTTATTGGTAGCATCTGTTACGGAACCCCAAATTCAGCCAAAATTATTAGACCGTTTTTTAGTTTATTTAGAGTCAGAGAATATTGAACCGATTCTTTACTTTTCCAAAATGGACTTAACTGACCAAGCTAGTCAAGCGGATAAAGACCGGATCGACCAATTCATCAAGGTCTATAAGGAAGTCGGCTACCAGGTCATTTTATCAACAGACCTAGATGGAAATTTTGATCAATTGAAGGACATCGTGGCCAATCGGACCATGGTGGTTGTAGGCCAGTCAGGGGTTGGAAAATCTACTTTGCTTAACCGATTATTACCAGATTTAGCGATTAAAACAGGGGAAATCTCAACATCACTAGGACGCGGTCGTCATACTACCCGTCATACCGAATTACATGATATATTTGGAGGGAAAGTAGCAGATACACCAGGTTTCTCTAGTATAGATATCGACCAGTTGGATAAGGTCTTACTGTCAAATTATTTCCCTGAAATGCGGGCCATTCAAGACCAATGTAAGTTCCGTGGTTGCACCCATATTCAAGAACCTAAATGTGCAGTGAAAGCCGCCTTAGAAGCTGGTGAGATCGCACAAAGTCGCTATGACTCTTACCTACAAATCTTCCAAGAAATTGACGATGCAAAACCCAAATATTAG
- a CDS encoding RNA-guided endonuclease TnpB family protein, translated as MYQGIECKIYPNEKQRQLIHMTFGHTRFIWNEMLAMLNARYENNPDLQMLSYNVLSSLIPQMKKEYPWLREVDSVAVQCSVKRLSETFVRFFKGYSKYPKFKSKKNTRQSYLSTIRGNNIRFNDNQRYIKLPKLGWIKCKSSVLHIENARIKSVTVKYTPSGDYYISLLVTSDNQAMPKTGNVVGVDLGVSDLAITSDGQKYQSQRLHLSYKKQLHYWEKRMARRRLQAKKNGVNLVDAKNYQQAKRQVARIHQRIKNIRKDYMHKITTDMVKSYDVIVLEDLKTTNMMKNHQLARSIAGQSWRMFRTILESKCEMYDKTFVAINPYKTSQKCSNCGYDNGKKALNIRHWTCMKCNMHHDRDINAAKNILNIGLEQALVK; from the coding sequence ATGTATCAAGGAATTGAGTGTAAAATCTATCCTAACGAAAAACAGCGTCAGTTAATTCATATGACCTTTGGTCATACCCGATTCATCTGGAACGAAATGTTGGCCATGTTGAATGCGCGGTACGAAAACAATCCTGACCTTCAAATGCTATCTTATAATGTGTTATCCTCTCTTATTCCACAAATGAAGAAGGAATATCCCTGGTTGCGTGAAGTTGATAGCGTAGCTGTTCAATGTAGTGTTAAACGCTTATCCGAAACTTTTGTTCGTTTTTTTAAAGGTTATTCAAAATACCCAAAATTCAAATCAAAGAAGAACACCAGACAGTCGTATTTAAGTACCATACGTGGCAACAACATTCGTTTTAATGATAATCAGCGGTATATCAAATTACCCAAATTAGGTTGGATAAAATGTAAGTCAAGTGTGCTTCATATTGAGAATGCACGCATAAAATCTGTCACCGTAAAATATACACCTAGTGGCGACTACTATATCTCCCTTTTGGTCACAAGCGATAATCAAGCAATGCCCAAAACAGGAAATGTAGTCGGTGTCGATTTAGGTGTAAGTGATTTAGCTATTACGTCTGATGGTCAAAAATATCAAAGTCAGCGACTACATTTGTCTTATAAGAAGCAATTACATTATTGGGAAAAGCGAATGGCCCGTAGACGTTTACAAGCCAAAAAGAACGGTGTGAATTTAGTGGATGCGAAAAACTACCAGCAAGCCAAACGCCAAGTGGCCCGTATTCATCAACGTATCAAAAACATCCGCAAGGATTACATGCATAAAATCACAACCGATATGGTTAAAAGTTATGACGTTATCGTTCTAGAGGATTTAAAGACGACTAATATGATGAAAAATCATCAATTAGCCCGTTCAATCGCTGGCCAATCCTGGCGGATGTTTAGAACAATCCTAGAGTCAAAGTGCGAAATGTACGATAAGACATTTGTGGCTATTAATCCGTACAAGACATCCCAGAAATGTTCTAATTGCGGGTATGATAACGGTAAAAAAGCGTTAAATATACGTCATTGGACTTGTATGAAGTGTAATATGCATCACGATAGAGATATCAACGCAGCTAAAAATATATTAAATATTGGCCTGGAACAGGCCTTAGTTAAATAG
- the tnpA gene encoding IS200/IS605 family transposase, which translates to MIVKTRTNVYDFNFHLVWVTKYRKEIFTTIEKNAMQDILTHICDEHDIVIQSLQVMPDHIHMLISFKPKHAASSIVKTLKGKSARLWFKAYPETKAMLWGGHLWTPSYFMATVGSMSKETVKEYIENQLTEYNDGRPRT; encoded by the coding sequence ATGATAGTGAAAACAAGGACAAATGTCTATGATTTTAATTTCCATTTGGTTTGGGTAACAAAGTATCGTAAAGAAATATTTACGACCATTGAAAAAAACGCCATGCAAGATATATTGACGCATATTTGTGATGAGCACGATATTGTCATCCAATCGCTCCAAGTAATGCCTGACCATATCCATATGTTGATTTCGTTCAAGCCTAAACATGCCGCAAGTAGTATCGTCAAAACACTTAAAGGGAAATCTGCACGTCTATGGTTCAAAGCATATCCAGAAACAAAAGCAATGTTATGGGGTGGCCATTTATGGACACCTAGTTATTTCATGGCAACAGTAGGCAGTATGTCTAAAGAAACTGTTAAAGAATATATAGAAAATCAATTAACGGAATACAATGACGGTCGCCCTAGAACTTGA
- a CDS encoding protein kinase domain-containing protein: protein MKSGQIIDERYKIVNHIGSGGMADVYLAYDPILERDVAIKFLRVGKTDAMDATKRFEREALSVSELNHPNVVNLFDVGEDEEGKFIVMEYVDGMDLKAYIRENHPIPVDIIQNLMIQILSGVQAAHNIGIVHRDLKPQNIMVNHDGTIKIMDFGIAMVTSETSITQTNSIIGSVHYLSPEQARGSMATSLSDIYSLGVVLFEMLTGRVPFDGESAVSIALKHFQEPLPPIEAYREDAPQSLINVVAKATAKEPSARYQTIQEMIDDLETVFSDNRKNEPVFIPANMANETIVMAKEDIENQMRLGESDEVKLMAAGEKAVDDDTAPDTTDENAEEAVLDDSDEHDIADKAVLAAGAGLAGAALAGTGTAAGGGSAGAADVAGVSGLQADPSPSPSGNGTGKNGGNKPTSKPNKNSGNPSNKQPKSRKPLAIITGIIVGLLLIAFLGYNYMAGRNITVPDLAGMTEQEASLTLESLDLVLGDVTAVYDEEVEAGRVINSSPSANTEVKHDTEVDVNISQGPEPYELKDYTGQPFTKIEEELTALGFTVTQEEDYSDSVEAGDILSQSIEQGEAVIPGETTINFVVSAGVETFTMADLSGWNRASIQQYADSNGLVASFDSQYSGWVPDGVMISQSITPGTEFVAGDELYIVMSDGPEPVSSSSSSSSSSSSSSSSSSSSSNDDDDDEDDDSSSSSSSSNSSSSSSSSSSSSSSSSSSSSASSSSSQRESSNVED from the coding sequence ATGAAATCTGGTCAAATCATTGATGAACGCTATAAAATTGTGAACCATATCGGTTCAGGTGGTATGGCGGATGTATACCTTGCTTATGATCCTATCTTAGAGCGTGATGTTGCCATTAAATTCTTGCGTGTAGGGAAAACAGATGCCATGGATGCCACCAAACGATTTGAGCGTGAAGCCCTATCCGTATCAGAATTGAACCATCCAAACGTAGTCAATTTATTTGACGTGGGTGAAGATGAGGAAGGCAAGTTTATCGTGATGGAATATGTGGACGGTATGGACTTAAAAGCCTATATCCGTGAAAACCACCCAATTCCAGTAGATATTATCCAAAACTTGATGATTCAAATCTTATCAGGTGTTCAAGCTGCCCATAATATCGGTATTGTGCACCGTGATTTAAAACCACAAAATATTATGGTCAACCACGATGGTACAATTAAAATTATGGATTTTGGGATTGCTATGGTGACTTCTGAAACAAGTATCACCCAAACCAATTCCATTATCGGTTCAGTCCATTATCTATCACCAGAACAAGCACGTGGTTCAATGGCCACAAGTCTTTCAGATATTTACTCATTAGGTGTAGTCCTATTTGAAATGCTGACAGGTCGGGTACCATTTGACGGTGAATCAGCTGTCTCAATCGCCCTGAAACACTTCCAAGAACCCCTACCACCAATCGAAGCTTACCGGGAAGACGCCCCACAAAGTTTAATTAATGTGGTGGCCAAAGCAACAGCTAAAGAACCATCTGCTCGTTATCAAACTATACAAGAAATGATCGATGACTTAGAAACGGTCTTTTCTGATAACCGGAAAAATGAGCCTGTATTTATCCCAGCTAACATGGCCAATGAAACGATTGTCATGGCTAAGGAAGATATCGAAAATCAAATGCGTCTAGGAGAGTCCGATGAAGTAAAGTTAATGGCAGCTGGCGAAAAAGCAGTTGATGACGATACAGCACCGGATACAACCGATGAAAATGCAGAAGAGGCTGTTTTAGATGATTCAGATGAACATGATATTGCAGATAAGGCTGTTTTGGCTGCAGGCGCTGGTCTAGCTGGAGCCGCCTTAGCGGGTACGGGAACGGCTGCAGGTGGTGGAAGCGCAGGCGCTGCGGATGTAGCTGGTGTTAGTGGCTTACAAGCAGACCCATCCCCAAGTCCTAGTGGTAATGGTACCGGTAAGAACGGTGGTAACAAGCCAACAAGTAAACCTAATAAAAATTCTGGGAATCCGAGTAATAAACAGCCGAAAAGTCGTAAACCACTTGCCATTATTACAGGAATCATCGTTGGACTCCTATTGATTGCTTTCCTAGGTTATAACTATATGGCAGGTCGCAATATTACTGTACCTGACCTAGCGGGTATGACAGAGCAAGAGGCGTCCTTAACTTTAGAAAGCTTAGATTTAGTTCTAGGAGATGTAACAGCAGTATACGATGAAGAAGTTGAAGCTGGTCGTGTGATCAACTCAAGTCCATCAGCAAACACAGAAGTAAAACATGATACGGAAGTTGACGTCAATATTTCGCAAGGTCCTGAGCCATATGAATTAAAGGATTACACTGGTCAACCATTTACGAAAATTGAAGAAGAATTAACGGCGTTAGGCTTTACCGTCACCCAAGAAGAAGACTACTCTGATTCAGTTGAAGCAGGCGACATCTTGAGTCAATCTATCGAACAAGGCGAAGCAGTCATACCTGGTGAGACAACTATTAACTTTGTTGTTTCTGCGGGTGTTGAAACCTTTACGATGGCTGATTTATCTGGTTGGAATAGAGCGTCAATTCAACAATATGCTGATTCAAATGGTTTAGTTGCTTCATTCGATTCTCAATATTCAGGTTGGGTACCGGATGGCGTTATGATTTCTCAATCAATTACACCAGGTACGGAATTTGTAGCTGGAGATGAATTATATATTGTGATGTCTGATGGACCGGAACCAGTATCTAGTTCATCAAGTTCAAGCTCTTCATCTTCATCTTCATCCTCATCCTCAAGCTCATCATCCAATGACGATGATGACGACGAAGACGATGATAGCTCATCATCAAGTTCATCATCTAATAGTAGTTCAAGCTCAAGTTCTTCATCGTCAAGCTCATCATCGTCAAGCTCATCATCGAGTGCTAGTTCATCATCTAGCCAACGTGAAAGTTCAAATGTAGAAGATTAG
- a CDS encoding Stp1/IreP family PP2C-type Ser/Thr phosphatase, giving the protein MEIASKTDVGVQRKQNQDQVGVFYNQDQAAILLLCDGMGGHNAGDVASEMAIYHVGNAWESTENMTDANIISEWLTDQIQAANEHIFEKANQYHDLSGMGTTIVAAVPLEDLAQVVLAHVGDSRIYIHQADALKQITKDHSFVQELLDMDMITKEEAQVHPQKNIVTRAVGIAANVDVDIDVVDFLEGETLLLCSDGLTDMVEETEALAILSDERLTIEAKAEQLIAAANDRGGRDNVSVVVAHRTPANLKKEETFEHEIENERGEF; this is encoded by the coding sequence ATGGAAATCGCAAGCAAAACTGATGTCGGTGTCCAAAGAAAACAAAACCAAGACCAAGTAGGCGTTTTTTACAACCAAGACCAAGCAGCAATCTTATTGCTTTGTGACGGGATGGGTGGCCACAACGCTGGAGATGTTGCTTCAGAAATGGCTATTTATCATGTAGGAAATGCTTGGGAAAGCACTGAAAACATGACGGACGCCAATATCATTTCTGAATGGTTGACTGATCAAATCCAAGCTGCCAATGAACATATATTTGAAAAAGCCAACCAATACCATGATTTGTCAGGTATGGGTACAACAATCGTCGCAGCTGTACCATTAGAAGATTTGGCACAAGTGGTTTTAGCCCATGTAGGGGATTCACGTATCTATATTCATCAAGCGGATGCGCTTAAACAGATTACTAAAGACCATTCTTTTGTCCAAGAATTATTGGATATGGATATGATTACTAAAGAAGAAGCTCAGGTTCACCCACAAAAGAATATCGTGACTCGGGCAGTGGGTATTGCTGCTAACGTAGATGTAGATATTGATGTTGTAGACTTTTTAGAAGGTGAAACATTACTATTATGTTCAGACGGATTAACCGATATGGTTGAGGAAACAGAAGCCTTGGCCATTTTGAGTGATGAAAGACTCACTATTGAAGCGAAAGCTGAACAATTAATTGCTGCTGCTAACGACCGTGGAGGCCGAGACAATGTTTCGGTGGTTGTCGCACATAGAACACCAGCAAATTTAAAAAAGGAAGAAACATTCGAACATGAAATTGAAAATGAAAGGGGTGAATTCTAA